A single Candidatus Woesearchaeota archaeon DNA region contains:
- a CDS encoding AAA family ATPase has protein sequence MTRINKLVMEGFKSFAKRTELLFDDKFNVVVGPNGSGKSNVLDALCFVLGRRSTKSLRAEKTANLIYNGGKIKNPSSKAEVSIFFDNADKTFPLPEKEIKITRIAKQNGQSVYRINDGRATLQQLIELLSSARIDPDGYNIVLQGDVDHLIEMSSSERRQVVEEIAGISVYEDKKEKAMSELGRVEERLREAEIVLAEREANLKELKNDRDQALKYKEMKDKIDQNKATYFDFQIKKKQKDIERIEKRTAEMNGEIEEFKKQVVGIKSEIDERKKLVEKITREIEEKGEKDELSVNKEVEGLKVTLATNSTKIDNHKKEIAKIEERILSL, from the coding sequence ATGACAAGGATAAACAAGCTTGTTATGGAAGGGTTCAAGTCATTTGCAAAGAGGACAGAGCTTCTTTTTGATGATAAATTCAATGTTGTAGTTGGTCCAAATGGCTCAGGCAAGTCCAATGTTCTTGATGCGCTGTGCTTTGTTCTTGGGAGGCGCTCCACAAAGAGCCTGAGGGCTGAGAAAACCGCAAACCTCATCTATAATGGCGGAAAAATCAAGAATCCGTCAAGCAAGGCAGAGGTTTCAATATTCTTTGACAATGCCGACAAAACATTTCCCCTTCCGGAAAAAGAGATTAAGATTACAAGAATTGCAAAGCAGAACGGGCAGAGCGTTTACAGGATAAACGACGGAAGGGCAACCCTCCAGCAGCTGATAGAGCTTCTTTCCTCAGCAAGAATTGACCCGGACGGGTATAATATAGTTCTTCAGGGCGATGTTGACCATCTGATAGAGATGAGCTCTTCTGAAAGGAGGCAGGTTGTTGAGGAGATTGCGGGGATTTCTGTTTATGAGGACAAGAAAGAGAAAGCCATGTCTGAGCTTGGAAGGGTTGAGGAGCGCCTGAGAGAGGCGGAAATAGTCCTTGCAGAGAGGGAAGCCAACCTGAAGGAGCTGAAAAATGACAGGGACCAGGCGCTAAAATACAAGGAGATGAAGGACAAGATTGACCAGAACAAGGCAACATACTTTGATTTCCAGATTAAAAAGAAGCAGAAGGACATTGAAAGAATTGAAAAAAGAACTGCTGAGATGAACGGAGAAATAGAAGAATTCAAAAAGCAGGTTGTCGGGATAAAATCTGAAATTGATGAAAGGAAAAAGCTTGTTGAAAAAATAACAAGGGAAATCGAGGAAAAGGGGGAGAAGGATGAGCTTTCTGTCAACAAGGAAGTTGAGGGGCTTAAGGTAACTCTTGCAACCAATTCAACTAAGATTGATAATCACAAAAAGGAAATCGCAAAGATAGAAGAGAGGATATTATCCCTT